A window of Lonchura striata isolate bLonStr1 chromosome 2, bLonStr1.mat, whole genome shotgun sequence genomic DNA:
GAGGCCAATGTCAAAGCCAGCCAGCATCGCCTCCCTGACTCCTGATTAACAATTAACAAGCCCATTATTGATTTGTCATTACTAACAACAGCTTTATGGGCAATTGTTTCCAGTTCCTTCAGAGGTAATTTTTCAACTCTGAGAGTTTGAAAGGCAATAGCAGCATTTCAGCAAACGTACAGCTCTCCATATCACTTAGAGTTGTCACTGCTGCTATGCAGAGTGCACttaattcagattttattaAGGAAACTTCTGGCTGTGCAATAAAGGAACTGAGGAACACTTTGTTGTGTTAGGTCTGtagtttattttctctgtatcCAGTACAGACATCACAAATCCCAGCCACAAACTCtactgcagaaaaagaaaatatattttctgacCTTATAAGTTTTTAGTACCAGAATAATTAAGTACCAGAATATAAATCAGTAATTATTTATTGATATATTAATAACACCAACTGATTATGTTTGGCTATAAATGGTGGAtcagtgttatttttattttcacctaATTCCATTTAGTTCTGATAGTAACAAATGTCTGACCAACAGTGATTCTTATCTTGATCTCTCCCCAGACAGATCACAGCAGCTCTAGAACAGCCCCATCCTCTTTAGAAAACCCTGTGCAGCCTCCAGAACAGCTCTGGATCCTGGAAAACTCTACTGTGATGAGAGATAAGGCACCTGCTtcctcatcccagccccatGAGACCCATGccaggggagagagaaaagggaatgaTGGAATCAGGAATGAAATCAGGAAAATGAGCTCAGCCCCCtttccatccccagccccctgAGCTCACCAGGGTTTGACAGTTTTGTCACTGACAAATTGGCCGTGAGGAGCATCAGCACTGGAAGGCAAAAGGGCCAAATACACGGGGGTCTCGGCCCCCTCATCGGGGGACTTGGTGGCCTTGGGACCTGCCATGTCTGTCCTGACCCAGCCGGGGCAGCAGGCATTGAGGAGGATGTGGTCACCTTTCCTCTGCTCGTTCAACAGCCGCGCTTGGATCCTGGACAAGACGGTGACCCCGATTTTGGACACCCCATAGGCAGTGTTTGGCCAACCCTCTTTGTCATGGACACTTCTCTTGGTGTCTTCCACGAATTTGGCCATGAGCTGCACCAGCTCATCCTCAGTGATGGTGTCACTGCGGaatttctgctgcagctcctggctgcagcctctCAGGGCTGAGCAACTCACCATGCTGGAGACGTTCACCACCCGACctgaaaagagaataaaaactgATTATTTTCACCCATTTTAAGCTCACACTGAAGTGGGGCTGCTCTCCAGTTCTGAATTTGCTCCTCAGGTAAATATCTGTACAATATTTTAGGTGGGTTGTTTTGCAGAGGTCCTGGAAAATCAGATTAACTCAATGTTCTGTTTTCTAGTAAGTACCATGAGAGGTAATTTAAGGTGTGAACCTGCAAATCAGATAAACATCCAGGAAAGGACTTCAAATCAGCAGGTACACTCTTACTACAGTAGAAACAATACCTGGAGATTTACAAATTTAAGGATTTATCTCCCAGCACTTCAGTAAGAGGAACAAGTCAGCTGAATCAGTAAATCACTCTTCTCCAAAATTATGTTGCACtgtttcccctttttcctgctACTTCACAGTCAGTCTGGTGGTGAAATTGGGGATTTAATCTTAAAAGCCACAGAATATTAACAGCCATCCTACACTGTAGTACAAGAGGACTAAACTGCAACTTTGGCACTGTTTCCCCTCTCCCCAAAATTCACACACTCCATTTATTCCTTCTCCCTCAGGAAATAAAAACCTGCTTTTCATCTagttgatttctttttttttcccttgaaaacctcaatgtatttaaatattagGAGAGACTACATTTCATTTATAGCAGCAAACACATCACAGCACCACATCTGAAACACTGGTGCAGTGCCTGAGACTGGACAGGATTTCCCATTGAAAAGGGCCAAAATTCAAACAAAACTCTTTCTCCACTTTTTATGTTTCACTTACCATAAGGCTTCATGAGAGGCAGCAATTCTGTGCAAACATTCCTGGTTCCAAAGAAGTTTGTCTTCAGGGTAACCTCAGCTTGGACTGCAAATGGAGTGGTGTCATGGACTGGTCGTAAGAGGTAGGAAGGAAGTGgggaaaaagaaccaaaaattAGAATTGTAACACTGCTTGAATAGAAGTTACCAAACCCCAAGAGTTTATTTTAGTTGCTGTTTTTAGTAATTAGAAAAGAGGCATAAGATCACAGACTGGGCAGTTCCTTGTCTCTAAATCCATGGTAattcaaaagagaaattttaacAGGTCGTTATTTGATGTGGTTTTTATTGCAAAACATGTTTAATCACCCACATTCATTTGTAAATCACTCGCATTTAAATCTCACACACGACGGCAGAGCACAACCCATGGCCAGGATTATGGCAGAGAGAGAACTAAAATTCTGcagaaccccaaatcctgcttcCATATCTTTCCTTTCTTATGAGAGAGTATCTCCttacaccccaaaccccactcATGTGTCTAACAGGGTATGTGGTAACATCCTGAGCTCCCCTGGTTAAAGAAGCTTTATTAGACAACtcttcccagagaggctcaTCCGGAAGACAACCACAGCTCCACAACCATTTGATACAGGAAGTTTTTCCCACATTAAGGATTTTGCTGGGCAAACgcagcacaaaaccaaaataataaaacttaATGGCATGTCTAATCTTTGACAGATGCAATAGCACATAATGCTGCAACTAAGAAAGGAGAGCATAAATTCTGGGATGACGGCAAAAACTTGGTGAGGAAAGAAACAAGCTTGGGTAGAAATACCAATCTGGgaagcaaaaattaaaactatGAGAGAAGCATGACAATAAGTTCTTATACAGCTATTACACCCTCTGTGCTTGATACTCACAGCAACAGTTCCTTTATCACGTCCTAAATTGTGTGATGGCTGACTCAGTTGTTGCCAGCTTGAGGAAAGTCAAGGCTAAACATCTGGAAGTGATATTTTAACTGTTGCTGGAATCTTTCCTGAGCACACCCTGGAGCTCAGACGAATCTATTAGGAGCTGCCTCCCAATAAGCTGATCTTAAGCAATTTTCCTATAAAGTAACAGGTAAGAGTCAGAAGACCATCACTGCACTCCCACTCCATGAGAAGTTCCCTACTCTCTtacagtgtgaagccattccctcaTGGAATGCCCCAATTAGgccaccccaaagcttctcctgtgcaggtgaacaatcccagctgtgccagcctttcctgccagcagagctgctccatccctctgctcatcctggagcctcctctgggctctctgcagcagctccagctcctcctgggctgggacagggctggggcagctctgcaggtgggatctcacctgAGGGAGTACAGGGACACAATTTCCCCCCTAAAACCATCAGCCACAATCTGTCTGGAGCAAATTCTGATCTGGATTTCATACACACAACAAAAATGCATCCTTCCACCTTGAAACTGCTGTGTCTTTCTCACTTTCCCTGCCTTTCTGCCCACTGGGAGGAGAAAGGGTTAAATTcttgctcagcacagcaggatttgagTAGTTTAGAGGTGACTGAATGGCCTGAAAAAGCTCGGGATAGCAAAGCCCAGCCAGGGACAATAAAGGTGCTTTTTCATCAGCTGGAATCCCTGAGCAGATAATGCACAGACCAGAGCATGGGGGTGGAGAACAGAGAAAATGCAGCTCCCTGAGGCACAGGGAGACATTCCCAAGGGAGATGGGCTCCCATGGCCCTGCTGGAACTCCTGGGCACTGAGGCACTTAACCCAACCCAGCCCACCTGCCCGTGTGCCTCAACATTTCCACGTGGTGCAAACACAACCCTCCAGGGAAGCAtgttcacagaatcatggaattgctacagctggaaaagccctcccagcccagggagtcccagctgggccccatgcccaccttgtccccagcccagagcactcagtgccacctccaggggacacctgcagggatgggcactgcaaagctccctgggcagcctgagcaccctttccatggggaaattcctgctgctgtccaagCTAGCCCTCCCCTGGCACACTGTTCTCACATCACCCTTAAGATGGGAAGTTTGCCCAAGCAAAAAAGCAGCATGGCAGTGGCACAGAAGTGTTGATGCATCTGCAGGAATGTGCCTCCTGTTGACAGAGTGACTGAATTATCTTTTGTctccttaaaaaggaaaaaagcccagaagTTTCTCTCCTCCATTTGGTTAAATGACACCTCATAGGACTTTGGGGACTTCACCTCAAACCTAAGGATACCCAACTGGACAGAAGCCAAAAGGTGCCACCTAGGTAATTcactagaaaaagaagagaacaaaggaAAGCAATCTCTTTTGTGAAATGTTTTATCAGCAGCAAGAACCTCTTGCCCTGGCTTGGGTTTTCTCTGCAAAGAGCTttgttattttgccttttaataaatcttttCTGTTTCCAACACTGTCTCAGAAGCCATCCTGCTAATCTTAAACCATCTGAGGTAGCTGAGCTATCTCGGGTGTGTTACCTTTCTCTGAAAGCTTAGAGAGATAAGGAAATCAGAACACAGGACTACCCCAGCAGAGCACTTCCTACCTTTGAAAGCAATACCAGCGTTGTTCACCAGCACGTTGATGCCTCCATACTTCTCCTTCAGGAAGTCCCGGAGCGCTCGGATGCTCTGCAGGTCATCGATGTCCAGCTGGTGGAAGAGTGGGCGCAGCCcttcctgctggagctgtgccacgGCAGCCTGGCCACGGCCGGGATCCCGGGAGGTCAGGTACACATCCCCTGGGAACTGCTTGCACAGGGACCGCACGATGGCCAAGCCAATCCCTTTGTTGGAGCCTGTCACCACAGCCACCTGCACACTGGACATTGTCTCCTCGGAATGTAAGAACTGTCAGCAGCAAAGAAAAGTTCACTCAGACAGCTAAAATGGCTGTTTGGAAAGGAATTAGACTtgtgggatggtttgggttggaagggtctttaaagatcatctctttGCCATggataccttccactatcccaatAGCTCCAAGCCTTATCCAACCTGGCTTTAAATATTTCCAGCAGTGTGGAGCCTCCCCAGacaagtgtttttttctttaaaatactatttaaaaTTCCACCTGGGATTATGTGAATCTACATTCCTGTGCAAGCCGTGTAAATTCCTAAGGCAACACGAGGTATTCATGTGTTCTGAAGAAAGGCCAACCCGTGATGggtaaaaagaagaaagaaatgtctCAACTAAAAAATGCCAGTGACTAATCTTTAGTACTAAATTAACTTTTTGTAGGAGTAAGCTCTTCTGCACTAACAGCTCACAGGAAGGCTTTCCATCTTTTGGGAATATTCAACTAGCTCAGCTCGAGTTTTGCTGAAAACTTCAGGCTCaaaacctgagcaacctggtttagtgCAAGgtatccctgtccatggcaaaGGTCGCAagtggatgatctttaagatcccaaacaatataaaaaaaggATGGGGTAGCTCTATCTTCCAGGGCCAGGCAGAAGGAGCAATTACAGCCTTTTCGGgggaaaacagcacagaacacGCTGCCTACAATGGCTGGTTGTGTAACACACCATGCGAAAACCTGCTTGCTGCTTTTCTAACCGATACAGTGCATTCAAAGAAGCTGCGTTTCCCTCATAAAAGGAAGTTTAAACGCTGAGTTTGCCCCCCTCTTGGCATTACTCCACTGCAAGAATCTCCAGCGCGACGTCCCAGGGTCGGGAGCGCCTTTCCCACCTCACCGCCAGTCTCGCCCTCTCCCGCTCCTCCCGTCCCCTCACGGGAGGGAACCGCCATGAACCCCGACACCCTCGGGGTGAAGGGTCCTGGGGGACACCCAGCACTCATCACCCACCTCCAGCACGGCGGGCACCTCTCCCTCGTCCCTCAGCTCCGCACAGCGAGGACAGAACGCGTTATACACGAAGCACAGCCACCCGCAACCCGCGGGGAAGGGAGACGGGGACGCCCCTAAGATGGCGGGGCAGCCCCGCCTcaggggcggggagagggaCGGCGAGGGAATGTCGGTCCTTGTATCCCCTCAGCAGGTGGGTTTGGGACTCTGAGCGGCAATTCCAGCCCGGGAGAGGCTCGGGAATCACAGTCTGGGCCGGCAGGGGAGGATGCGGTGGTGGTTTCCAGCGGAGTGCGCGGGGCACGGGCGGTCCCTCAGGACGTTCCCGCCCTCGCAGCGCTGCCGGGGCCGCTTCAGTCCCTCCTGTCCCGGGGGTTTGTGCCGAGCAGGGAACGGGGGTTAGCGCAGGATTTCCAGttctgggatgggatttggacTCGGTGATCTCTGAGGCCTTTTCAACTCAAATAGGGTGGGATGGAGGGCCGGCCTCTGGAGGAGCCCGAGCGCCTGTGGGGTTCCCGGCTCTCCCTGAGGCCctccctcctggcagggacaAGCTGCGCTTTGAGCTTAATTTCGGGGCAATTTTGGCAAAAGGAAGGAGATCAGGGAAAGATTCTTCCCCAGAggtcctggcactgcccaggctgccctggcaatgggcacagccccgaggctgccagagctgcaggagcctttgggcagcgctgccagggatgcccagggtgggattttgggggtctgggcagggcaggggtggcactggattaTCCCTGTGGATCTTtcccaactcaggatattccataaATCTATGAAAtatcatcccatcccatgggcagggacacctcccactgtcccaggctgttccaagctccagtgtccaacctggccctgggcactgccagggatccaggggcagccctagctgtgccagggcctgcccatgCTCACAGTAATAAATTGGACTTTAAATGTTTCTAAAtcagttattttaaattttattttaaattcaggttgtctaaaaatggcaaaatctGTTGCTTAATATGAAGAAGAGCAGAGGTCGGACGGGTcgaaagagaagaagaaaacactTGAAGAGTTTTATGGATGGAGGTATCATCATGCCTGGaagttaaataataaaataaccaGTTGTTCCTCAAGGTgtcattttattatttatgttttCAAAAGCCTTTGTGCTTGGAAAATTACATTCATGAATGTTATCTTTTTTTATAGGCAAATATCTTGAGTGTTAGTTTACAGTCCCAAGCAGAGCACAGTGAATTTTATGAGCTCACTTTTATGGCTAATGGCAAATATTACATTATTCTAAAATTCCTTGGACATGCTGAATAACTCGCACATTTCTGAGACCTCCCAGTGACCAGAGACCCCAAATATATTTAGTTCAATTCCTTCTTGCTATCCTGTTATGCTTTAAAATGTCCAAAATACAGTTTTCCTGTCTgtacagtaaaatatttatatttcctGTGTTGTCCAACAGAATGCTCTTTAATAgcattaatgtttttttctgtttttagtCAATTGCAGTCACAAGCTGGAATACATTAAACTTAAGAAGTGGCTAAAAGAGAGAGGCTTTGAAGACAGTAATTTAAGGCCAGCAGAGTTCTGGGGTAAtgctttaattatttattaaattattttctaagaaTTTTAGATTCTTGCAATTCCTTTTAAATTATGCCCCTGTCTggcatcaggaaaaaaaaacagttactGATACTCTTCCAAGGATTCTTGGAATCTCAATTTAATATGAAACAATAGATATGGAGGCCTGAAAAAGCCAAAATTTGAAGTGTTAATAACACAGTTTTTGGAATTTAACCTTGTTATAACTTGTTTATCTTTTTATCCCCAAGCAAGTtcagcagagagctgaggttcacTTAGCAGTCTTTACAGTCAAGATTTATacttatatttttaaatctttttgtaggttgtattttaaacattttgtaGCAGTATAGACAGAGCAGAAATAATAGAATGgatcagagaaaaatattttgactaGAAATGCTAAAGTTTAGTTAAAACTCTGAAACcaagagctgcagctggtgcaaGATGtgtttgaggaaaaaatggagaaaaagaaggTGAATAATTGCTAtgagtgggaggaaaaaaagctgaaCAGTTGCTAGAACCGGACAGCAAATGCTGCAGGATATGTAGGGAAAAGAtcctgaaaaataaagagaattgGGGAATAAAGAAATGAGGTAAATCTGGAATAGTCCATAACTGGATTTATGTTTTGTAAGACATAATGCCTGTTCTTTTAGAACTTTTCCTTGCTGAGCTGATCACACATCACTGATTTTCCATATCTACATTTATTTACTCCTGCTCTTTGTTCCTTCTTCAGAGACAGGAAGAGGATTGATGACAACAAAAGCACTTCAGGTGAGTGGTATTTTctaatttctgaatttctgatgCAGCTCTTCAGGTTTTTTTGACATGTAATGATTTTTGCAACAAGCAAAGCTCAGAAATCTGTTGTGATTGTAATTTCTGACTTTTAGACTGTTGCAGCCATAATGTGAAACCACCAGTCCTCACAGTAATTAAATGAGTCTACACTTTATTTTTACTGgttttgtgtttaattttttccctcctttctcaAAGGCAGGAGATCTGATTATTTCATTGCCTGAGAAGTGTTTGCTCACCACTGGCACtgtcctcagcagctgcttggGAGGACACATTGAGAAGTGAGTGACATGGgggcttgtttattttttaatgggtttttttcagcagtAATAAATCCTCTGAAGGGGTGATGAAGCTTTAAACTGAATATTCTGAGTGGTGCCAGCATTTCAGGGATCTGGAATGCTCAGACAGGGAAAAGTTTTAATAGTGAACATCTTTTAGcttggcagagctggagggagagctggagctgtgtcacagcctgccTGGCCCTAAATGCcaattagaaatttttttttgggaatttgtgAGTCAGCTtcaataggaggaggaagataaAACTGGGCTGCAAAGCCAGGGCCTTTTAGAAAATTAGGAACAAATTGGAAATTTGGAAAATTTGGAACAAAGCCCCATGCTGGGCATTGAATATTTATGTATCCTAAAAAGCCCAACCCAAGGGTGAACCTGAAATTGTTATTAAAACCAGCTTTTATTGCCCCTTTGAAATCAGCCAAAGGACTGGGAGATGAACTACAAAGAAGTTTTAAATAGAAGCAATTTATAACTTCCAGAGAGGTCTGAGAGAGGTGAAACACTGCTGTGCTCCTTTCCCATCTCACCTCTGTGGGTCTGCTGTGTtggtattttaatttctatttttcatttctattttatttttatttttattaattaattatatactttaaaattattttaatttatatttttaaattatttatatatgtatatttatttctatttttaattttaattttattttttaaattttaattttaattttatttgtctttttttcctatttttatttttatttctattagtttatttttatagttattttcatttctatttttgtttttattttttattttaattgtttttatttttatttatattttttaaaaatttatttttatttttaacttattttttttatatttatttttatttatatttcttttttaattttaatttttattttgtattttttaaatgtttattttatttttatttctatttatatttctatttctattttttatttttattttttagttatttttatttctatttattttatttttattttaatttttattcctttattttttatgttaattttctcattttaatttttgttttttaaatttaaatttttatttttattttatttttacccatttaaaaaaaatattattttaatttttaaaatatatttttattttattttgcttttccaacAGATGGAAGCCCCCCGTGTCTCCTTTGCTGGCGCTGTGCACGTTTTTGATAGCAGAGAAACACGCTGGGCAGAAATCTCCATGGAAACCCTACCTGGATGTTCTCCCCAAGGCTTACACTTGCCCTGCTTGTTTGGAACCTGATGTCATAAATCTTCTCCCAAAACCCTTAAAAAAGAAAGCTCAGGAGCAAAAAATGCTGATCCAAGAGCTGTTCCAATCTTCCAGagctttcttctcttccctgcAGCCTTTATTTGCTGAGGACAcaggaaacatttttaatttcagtgctTTGCAGTGGGCTTGGTGCACTGTAAACACCAGGACAATCTACATGAAACACCCACACAGGGAGTGTTTCTCCCTGGAGCCAGATGTTTATGCACTGGCACCATATTTAGATTTGCTAAACCACAGCCCAAATGTTCAGGTAAGAAGCTCAAAATAGATCAgtaaatttctttatttttatcaaGTGCTCTCTGTCAATGCCAGCTGCGTTTCTGTGATGTATGATGAgtgtggggagggcagggggagaTCTCACAGGGGGAGAAATGGCTCAGATCCTCAGGAACTGCagtgccaggacacagggaatggcttcccactgccagagggcagggctaggtcggttttgggaaaaaatcttgtcctggcagggtgggcaggggctgggatggaattcccagatccccgtggatccctggcagtgcccaaggccaggttggacacgggtttggagcagcctgggacagtgggaggtgtccctgccatggcaggggtgggatgagatgtTTCAAGTCCTTCCCAGTCCAAACATTCAGTGATtctataatttaaatatttcagttgaTGCAGGAGACCCTACAGTGGCTGGGGGA
This region includes:
- the LOC110475373 gene encoding carbonyl reductase [NADPH] 1, translated to MSSVQVAVVTGSNKGIGLAIVRSLCKQFPGDVYLTSRDPGRGQAAVAQLQQEGLRPLFHQLDIDDLQSIRALRDFLKEKYGGINVLVNNAGIAFKVHDTTPFAVQAEVTLKTNFFGTRNVCTELLPLMKPYGRVVNVSSMVSCSALRGCSQELQQKFRSDTITEDELVQLMAKFVEDTKRSVHDKEGWPNTAYGVSKIGVTVLSRIQARLLNEQRKGDHILLNACCPGWVRTDMAGPKATKSPDEGAETPVYLALLPSSADAPHGQFVSDKTVKPW
- the SETD4 gene encoding SET domain-containing protein 4 isoform X2, with the protein product MKKSRGRTGRKRRRKHLKSFMDGVNCSHKLEYIKLKKWLKERGFEDSNLRPAEFWETGRGLMTTKALQAGDLIISLPEKCLLTTGTVLSSCLGGHIEKWKPPVSPLLALCTFLIAEKHAGQKSPWKPYLDVLPKAYTCPACLEPDVINLLPKPLKKKAQEQKMLIQELFQSSRAFFSSLQPLFAEDTGNIFNFSALQWAWCTVNTRTIYMKHPHRECFSLEPDVYALAPYLDLLNHSPNVQVKAGFNEQTRSYEVWTESQCKKYQEVLISYGPHDNQRLLLEYGFVAMDNPHSSVYVSADTLLKYFSPLDKQREAKVSILKDHDFLENLTFGWEGPSWRLLTALKVLSLAADEL
- the SETD4 gene encoding SET domain-containing protein 4 isoform X1, which produces MKKSRGRTGRKRRRKHLKSFMDGVNCSHKLEYIKLKKWLKERGFEDSNLRPAEFWETGRGLMTTKALQAGDLIISLPEKCLLTTGTVLSSCLGGHIEKWKPPVSPLLALCTFLIAEKHAGQKSPWKPYLDVLPKAYTCPACLEPDVINLLPKPLKKKAQEQKMLIQELFQSSRAFFSSLQPLFAEDTGNIFNFSALQWAWCTVNTRTIYMKHPHRECFSLEPDVYALAPYLDLLNHSPNVQVKAGFNEQTRSYEVWTESQCKKYQEVLISYGPHDNQRLLLEYGFVAMDNPHSSVYVSADTLLKYFSPLDKQREAKVSILKDHDFLENLTFGWEGPSWRLLTALKVLSLAADEFACWKRILLGDVTSARNEQQALGTATKICQFLIEETQHVLLQISQLKRDKENLKTHLALVEMLRLEDLKILQKSAEILCNLNLGTA